DNA sequence from the Sulfurimonas sediminis genome:
TTGATATTTTCATACTGTAAAACAACATTTTTGTATTCGATTTTCTTAATGTCTTCTTTGAGCTCTTTTGTACCCTCGACGACACTGTTTTCTTTGTCTATGATTTCAAAAACACGCTCACTTGCCGCAAGCGCATCCTGAATTTTTGAATAGGTTCCGCCAAGTTTGCGAATCGGTTCAAACACAAGTCCTACTGCCGTGATAAATGCTGTAAACTCACCGACAGTCATTTTACCATCAAAAACCTCTTTGCCCCCGACATACACGACCATGGCAAGTCCTGAAACTGCTATGATCTCCATTATAGGCGAAACAAGGGCACCGACATAAATGGCTTTCATGTTTATCTTGAAAAAGTTCCAGTTTTCTACACTGAAACGGGAGACTTCAAATTTTTCTGTTGCATTGGCTTTGATGATTTCACTGTTGTTGAAAACTTCTGTCAAACGCGATACCAAATCAGCATTTTTATTCTGGGAACGGTGTGAATACTTTTTGAGTTTTTTGGCTATAAGCATCAAAGGGTAAATAATCAGAGGCACAACAATAAGCGTATAAAAAGAGAGTAAAGGATTGAGATAGACAATATACCCCACGAGCGCAATAACCGTTAAAAGATCGCGAAACATATCAGGCAGCATATTTGAAACAAAATACTGAATCCGACCGATGTCATTTGTTACACGAGAAATAAGCTCTCCGCTCCGGTTTGCATACAAAAATGCCATATCAAGATGAATCATCTTGTCTAAAAGTATTTCACGAAAACGGGTCACAATACTCTGCCCGATGTACTCCATAAAAATTGTCTGAATATACTTTCCAATCGCTTTTGTCACATAAATGGCAATAAGCCCCAAAGGAATAAGGTAGAGCAT
Encoded proteins:
- a CDS encoding ABC transporter ATP-binding protein, which encodes MKEIVKRFWPYIKEYKLYYLLVIFGGLLILVSTVGTAQIMKPMMDDMFIKKDKTMLYLIPLGLIAIYVTKAIGKYIQTIFMEYIGQSIVTRFREILLDKMIHLDMAFLYANRSGELISRVTNDIGRIQYFVSNMLPDMFRDLLTVIALVGYIVYLNPLLSFYTLIVVPLIIYPLMLIAKKLKKYSHRSQNKNADLVSRLTEVFNNSEIIKANATEKFEVSRFSVENWNFFKINMKAIYVGALVSPIMEIIAVSGLAMVVYVGGKEVFDGKMTVGEFTAFITAVGLVFEPIRKLGGTYSKIQDALAASERVFEIIDKENSVVEGTKELKEDIKKIEYKNVVLQYENINILDGITLTINQGEHIALVGDSGGGKSTFMNMLLRFYDPDSGEILINGINIKEFKQKSLKHHIALVSQRIYIFQDTLAANVAYGQEHIDEAKVIEALKLADAYDFVMQLEEGIYTMMSEAGANLSGGQRQRIAIARAIYKHASLLLFDEATSALDNESEKRIQKALDAYTKDKITLTIAHRLSTIEHADKILVLQKGLIVASGTHKELLECSAVYQRLAGELKK